GAGGAAGTGGAAGCGCCCCTCGGCGTCGAGCAGGAACTCGACCGTGCCCGCGCTCGCGTAGCCGACCGCCCGCGCCACCACGAGCGCGGCGGCCGTCATGTCGGCGCGGAGACGCGAGGTCAGCGCCGGGCACGGCGTCTCCTCGACGATCTTCTGGTGGCGGCGCTGGATCGAGCACTCGCGCTCGCCGAGATGGACGAGCGCGCCGTGGTGGTCGCCCAGCACCTGCACCTCGACGTGGCGGGGACGGACGAGGAGCTTCTCGAGGTAGACGCGTCCGTCGGCGAAGGCGGCCTCGGCCTCGCGCCGGGCGGCGGCGAGCGCGTCCGGCAGCTCGGCCTCGCTCGCCACCGTGCGCATGCCCTTGCCGCCGCCGCCCGCGGCAGCCTTCACCAGGACGGGGAAGCCGAGGCGCCGCGCCGCTGCGGCCGCGTCGCCGCCGCCGACCTCGGCCCCCGGCACGAGCGGCACGCCGGCACGCGCGACCATCGCGCGCGCGGCGAGCTTGTCGCCCATGGTGGCGATCGCCTGCGCGGGCGGGCCGATCCAGGTGAGCCCGGCCGCCTCCACCGCACGCGCGAAGGAGGCGTTCTCGGCGAGGAACCCGTAGCCAGGGTGGACGGCGTCGGCGCCGGCGCTGCGCGCGGCGGCGAGGAGCGCCTCGACGTTCAGGTAGGACTGGACCGCCGGCGGCGGCCCGATCGGGACGGCGCGGTCGGCGGCGAGGGTGTGCGGCGCGCCGCGGTCGGCCTCGGAGTAGACCGCGACGGCGGCGAGGCCGTGCTCGTGGCAGGCGCGCACGATGCGGACCGCGATCTCGCCGCGGTTGGCGATGAGGACGGTCTTCACGCTCACATCCGGAAGACGCCGAAGCGGGTGGCGGGGATGGGGGCGCAAAGCGCCGCGGCGAGCGCCAGGCCGACCGCGTCGCGCGTCTCGAGGGGATCCAGGATGCCGTCGTCCCACAGCCGGGCGGTCGCGTAATACGGGTCGCCCTCGGCCTCGTACTTGGCGAGGATCGGCGCCATGAGCTCCGCGCGCTCCGGCTCGCCCATCGTCTCGCCCCGCGCCTCGAGCTGCTGCAGCTTCACGGTGAGCAGCGTCTGCGCCGCCTGCTCGCCGCCCATGACGGAGATCCGGCTGTTCGGCCACGAGAAGAGGAGGCGCGGCCCGTACGCCCGCCCGCACATGCCGTAATTCCCCGCGCCGTGCGAGGCGCCGACCAGCACGGTGAGCTTCGGCACGGCCGCATTGGCGACCGCGTTTACCATCTTGGCCCCGTCCTTGGCGATGCCGCCCTGCTCGTACTTCTTGCCCACGATGAAGCCGGTGATGTTCTGGAGGAAGAGGAGCGGCACGCCGCGCGCGCAGGCGAGCTCGATGAAATGGGTCGCCTTGAGCGCCGACTCGGAGAAGAGGACGCCCTGGTTGGCGAGGAGGCCGACCGGGCAGCCGTGCAGGTGCGCGAAGCCGGTCACCAGCGTCGGGCCGTAGAGCGCCTTGAACTCGTGGAAGCGGCTGCCGTCGACCAGACGCGCGATGAGCTCGCGCGCGTCGGTCAGCTTGCGCGGCTCGCGCGCCACGATGCCGTAGAGCTCGCGCGGGTCGTAGGCCGGGTCCTCGGGTGCCGCGCGCGCGAGTGGCGCCGGGCGCGGCGCCGGGAGGGCCGCGAAGATCTCGCGCGCCGTGCGGAGCGCGTCGGCGTCGTCGGCGGCCAGGTGATCCGCCACGCCGGAGACGCGCGTGTGGACGTCGCCCCCG
The nucleotide sequence above comes from Deltaproteobacteria bacterium. Encoded proteins:
- a CDS encoding methylcrotonoyl-CoA carboxylase, producing the protein MERLVEALRAARARAAAGGPEEARRRHTARGKLLPRERIARLLDPGTPFLELSPLAAHGCYDDEAPGAGIVTGIGRIAGRECVLVANDATVKGGTYYPLTVKKHLRAQEIALENRLGCVYLVDSGGAFLPLQADVFPDREHFGRIFFNQARMSAAGIPQVAIVLGSCTAGGAYVPAMCDETVIVKNQGTIFLGGPPLVRAATGEEVTAEELGGGDVHTRVSGVADHLAADDADALRTAREIFAALPAPRPAPLARAAPEDPAYDPRELYGIVAREPRKLTDARELIARLVDGSRFHEFKALYGPTLVTGFAHLHGCPVGLLANQGVLFSESALKATHFIELACARGVPLLFLQNITGFIVGKKYEQGGIAKDGAKMVNAVANAAVPKLTVLVGASHGAGNYGMCGRAYGPRLLFSWPNSRISVMGGEQAAQTLLTVKLQQLEARGETMGEPERAELMAPILAKYEAEGDPYYATARLWDDGILDPLETRDAVGLALAAALCAPIPATRFGVFRM